Genomic DNA from Paenibacillus sp. KS-LC4:
CTTGCATTTGGGTGTCGAGCTAGAGGCAGAGACCTTGCGGTTAATTAAAGAAACGACAGACCTAACAGAGCGGCAAGGCTGATGAGAAAAAAAATGACGGCGGCGCTCATAACCTTATCTTTGTTGATTGCAACCTACGTTATGCTGTTGACTTATTCTACTATTCAGTTGAAGCCTATGCCGAAAGCTGTGAATGGGGTTATGGACTTAACGGCGTGGAGGTTCGAGGAGGAAGGGGCGGTTCGGCTGGATGGTCAGTGGGCATTTTATCCAGATCAATTGCTCACCAAGCAGCCCGCTTTCTCCTCTGACGCTGCGGGGGTCATGTCACCTGCACTCATTCAGGTTCCCGGATCATGGTCAAAGCAGATGGACACCCTTGGCATGGCGACCTATCGCTTGCAGCTTCAGATGGGTGATGCGGGTGCTGTCTACGGCTTGAAAACAGCGTCAATCCTAATTTCTAATCGACTCCTTGTTAACGGGGAGGTTGTCGGAGCAAGCGGGAATCCGGCGGAGCAAGAGCATTACAAAGCGCTTAATAAACCATATGTAAGCTATTTTACATTGCAGCCAGGCTGGAATGAAATTCTGGTTCAGGTAGCCAACTATGAATTTCATGTTGGCAGCGGGATCGGTGAATCCCTTCTCTTAGGCAAGGCTGAGCAAATGTCCGACATTCGCGATCAGGCGACCGCACATGATTGGATCGCGTTAACGGCATTTCTGATTATGGGGTTATATTTTATTGGGCTATTCTCGCAGCGCCGAAATGATTTTTCATTGGTAGTGTTTGGCTTCGTTTGCTTATGTATTGCTGTATTTACAAGCGTAAGCGGCGAAAGAGTGCTATTTAATGCGGTCGGCCCCCTTCCATTCTGGGTGTATTTTCGTATCCAGATGGTCTCTACAGTGGGCGTTGGTTTAGGATTTTTTCTTTATGTTTATACTGCTTTTCGGCCCTACTGCTTTAAATGGCTTACTCGAGGAGGGTTAGCCTCTGGAGCGATACTTGTTATGCTGAATATGGGCTTTGCCTCCCAGCTTTCAACAGGCCCCTTTCGCCAAGTGACTTCGCTGTATGTTACGATTTCGCTGCTGTATGCCACATATGTATTCGTATATACGGCTTTGCATAAAGTAGCGGGCAGCGGTTTTTTAGCTGTGGCGGCAATGGCATTGAATGCGCTAGTGCTGAACCAGAATATGAACGTCTATTTCGGTGTGCCCATCTATTCGCTTCCGCCGATTGAGCCTTTTCTTGTGCTGCTAATGCTTGCCTTGCTGATGTCGCTTCGCTTCTCGAATGCTTTCCAAAAAATTGAGGAGCTGTCTGGGCAATTGCTGCAAGCGGACAAGCAAAAGGATGATTTTCTCGCCCGAACCTCGCATGAATTCAAGACGCCGCTTCATGGGGTGCTAAATATTTCCCAATTGATGCTAAGCGATACTGCGCATCCGCCAACTGCGGAGCAACGGGAAAAGCTCCAGCTAATGACCGACATTACAAGGAAGCTTTCGCAGCTCGTTTATGACATTCTGGATTTATCCAAGCTGAAGCAGGGCGAGATGAGGATGGTTCCCGTGCCGATTGATGTTCGTTCGGTAGCAGAGTTGCAGGTGCGCTTTTATTCCTATTTATGTAAGGAAAACCAGATTAGGCTCGTGAATCAGGTGCCGGCGCAGCTGCCATCCGCTTTTGCCGATGAAACCCGCTTGAGTCAGATTATCGGAAATTTACTGGATAATGCGATTAAGCATACGAAAAGCGGAGAAATCATCATTACCGGCAGAGAGCAGGGAGGAAAACTCGAAATTTCGGTGCAGGATACGGGAGAAGGTATTGATCCGCAAAACCTTCCCTATATTTTTGAACCATTTAAGTCACTTGAGGGAGCACAGCATCGCGGCTTTGGATTAGGGCTGCCCATTGCGAAGCAGTTGGTCGAGCTGCAAAAGGGAACGATTGCGGTTGTATCCACGCCGGGAGTTGGATCGACCTTTACATTCACGCTTCCGATTGCGGAGGAGCGGGGAGAAGCGTCTGCTCTCTCAGTCTATTCAAATGCTCAGGCGATGCTCAAGGAACCCGATTATTCCTTCCAGACGCCGTATTATTCAAATCCAAGTGGAAAGCATACGGTACTAATCGTCGACGATCAGTATGTGAACCTGAAGGTTTTAATAGACGCCCTTCAAGCTCTCGACTATCACGTCATCGCGGTCAAGAATGGGTACGAGGCGCTGGAGCAGCTGGATCAATCGGGCAGAATCGATCTCGTTATCCTCGATTTAATGATGCCAGGCATGTCAGGCTATGAAGTGTGCCAGGAAATTCGCAGGCAATATTCGCTGCTGGAGCTGCCCGTTCTGATGGTTACGGCAGCTTATCAGCCGCAGGATAAAGTAGCGGCCTTCCAAGCAGGGGCTAACGATTATTTGCCAAAGCCATTCGATCCTAATGAGCTAAAGGCAAGGATCAGCAGCCTGCTCGCCATGAAGGAATCGCTTGGGCGCGCTGTCCACTTGGAGGTGGCGTTTTTACAATCGCAGATCAAGCCTCATTTTTTGTATAACGTGCTGAATAGTATTGTGGCATTAAGCTATAAGGATGTAGAGCGCGCTCGGAAGATGATTGTCGATCTGGCCGATTACCTGCGGGGAAGCTTTCGCTTCAGCAATACGGAGGAGCGCATAGGGTTTGCAGAAGAGCTTAGTCTTATCCGTACGTATGTGGAGATCGAGCAGGCCCGCTTCAAGGATCGAATTCGCTTCGAATATACGATTGAGGAGTCTGCATATAGCTTGCGAATGCCGCCGCTTATATTGCAGCCGCTTGTAGAAAATGCAATTCGTCACGGCATCGGTGATCGCATGGAAGGCGGCATGGTTACAATGACGGTGGAGGAGCTTGATTGGGGCTGGCGAATGGTCGTAGCCGACAATGGAGTAGGAATCGCATCTGAACGCCTGAAGACGCTGCTTGAACGCAATGATGCAGCTGAGCCGCAGGGGGTCGGTCTGCGTAATATTAACAAGCGCTTGAAATACGAATACGGAATTTCGCTGGAGCTGGAGAGCGAGCTAGGGCTCGGTACAAAAGTCACCATACGTATCCCTGCCTCGCGGGTTTAACAGGCTGCTAGGCTGAACGCGGCAGAGCTTCAAAATAGGTCTCCATACAGGCATTCATAACAGGCTCTCATCGTTTTTCGATGGGGCCTAGTTTTTTTGTGGAAAAATGTCGGTTTTTAAGGTTTTTTTAAGGTGCCTTCCTGTATGCTGAGCTAGATTCTATGAACTATGCGACAGAATGATAATGCGGAGAGGAAGATGCAGCTTGGTTCCAATAAAGAGTAAGCGAAGAATGAACGATATAATCCGAAAAATGGTACATCTTGCACTTGCCGTTATGCTTATGATATCGCTGCTATCAAGCGGAGGTACGGCTTGGGCGGCAACCGGCTGGACATCAGTGGATGGCGGCGGTACGAATGGCTTGAACGTGAACGCAGTAAGAGGAGCGGCCTACACTGTACTAGCCGTGTTCAACAATGAATTATATGAAGCATGGCAGGAAACGAATGGATCGGCAGACCAAATTCGCGTTAAAAAATATAACGGAACAAGCTGGACGAGCCTCGACGGCAACGGGACAACTGGCTTGAACGTAGACACTACAAAGGCGACATATCAGCCTGCTATGACTGAATATGATGGTGCTTTATATCTCGCTTGGGCTGAAAGAAACTCAACCTCCAACATTAATCAAATAAAGGTAAAGAAATATAATGGCACGAGCTGGACGAGCGTTGATGGCGGCTCAGATGGTCTAAACATTGATGCTTCAAGAGGAGCAACATCCCCTGCATTGACTGTTTACAATAACAATCTGTATATAGCGTGGAATGAGGTTAATGATAACAACGCCAATCAAATCCGGCTCAAGAAGTATGACGGCACGGCTTGGACAAGCGCTGACGGCGGCGGTGCGAACGGTTTGAACGTAAATACTTCAATGGGTGCGGCTATCCCTAAAATGGCTGTATACAATGGTTCTTTATATGTGGCGTGGCAGGAAACGAACGGAAGCGCTGTTCAAATTCGCGCCAAAAAATATGATGGGACGGCTTGGACGTCAATTGATGGCGGCGGCACAACCGGTTTGAATATAAACGGGGCAAAGACCGGAGCCATTCCCTCATTGGCTGTATTCAACAACGCCCTGTATTTGGCGTGGGACGAAATTGTCGGAACGAATGATAATCAAATTCGAGTCAAGAAATACGACGGAAGCGCTTGGACGAGTGTGGATGGCAACGGGACGTATGGTATAAACAAGGAAACTGATTACAGGGCAAACTATGCTGTGTTAGCGTCGCTCGGTAACGCTTTATATGCAGTGTGGCAGGAGTTCAATGGAACCGCTTTTCAAATCCGGGTCAAAAAGTATGACGGTACGAGCTGGGTGAGCGTAGATGGAAATGGAGCCAATGGTCTGAACGTACAGGTCTCGAGAACGGCACAATTTCCTGCGGCAGCAGCGTTCAACGATGTTTTATATGTCGGGTGGCAGGAGACGAACGGAACGGCTGTACAAATTCGCACATCCAGTTATTTGCCGCCTGTGCCGCCGACAATTAATAGCGTAACTGTGAGTCCAGACACTGCAAGTGTTGCACAAGGAGGAAGCAGCCAGCTTAGCGTTACGGTGGATGCAGCAGGAGGAGCAGCGACGACGGTAACCTGGACGAGCAGCGATTCGAGCAAGGTCGCGGTGAACAGCACGGGGAATGTAACCGTAGCAGCGAATGCAACGCCGGGTACTTACACGATTACGGCAACGTCAACGGTGGATAGCAGTAAAAAAGGCACCTCGACGATAACCGTCACAGAAGCGCCAGCGATCAACAGCGTCAGCGTGAACCCAAGCACGGCAAGCGTCGTGCAAGGAGGAAGCGAGCAGCTTTCAGCATCGGTAGATGCAGTAGGCGGAGCGGCGACGACGGTAACTTGGACGAGCAGCGACGCGAGCAAGGTCGCGGTGAACAGCACGGGGAATGTAACCGTAGCAGCGAATGCAACGCCGGGTACTTACACGATTACGGCAACGTCGACGGTGGATAGCAGTAAAAAAGGCATCTCGACGATTACCGTCACAGAAGCTCCAGCGATCAACAGCGTCAGCGTGAACCCAAGCACGGCAAGCATTGTGCAAGGAGGAAACGAGCAGCTTTCAGCATCGGTAGATGCAGTAGGCGGAGCGGCGACGACGGTAACTTGGACGAGCGATGATGTGAACAACAAGGTAGAGGTAGATAGCACGGGTAATGTAACGGCAGCGTCCGATGCAACGCCGGGCACCTATACGATCACAGCAACGTCGACGGTGGATGGCAGCAAAAAAGGCACCTCGACGATAACCGTCACAGAAGCACCAGCGATCAACAGCGTCAGCGTGAATCCGTCTAGTGCGAGTGTCGAGCGTGGAGGAAGCAAACAGCTCGCAGCATCAGTAGATGCAGTTGGAGGAGCGGCGACGACAGTCACCTGGGCAAGCGATGACGTGAACAACAAGGTGGAAGTAGATAGCACGGGAAATGTCACGGTCGCAGCGGATGCACCGTTAAGTACCTACACCATCACAGCAACGTCGACGGTGGATGGCAGTAAAAAAGGCACCTCGACGATAACGGTCACGGAAGCGCCAGCGATTAACAGCGTTAGCGTGAACCCAAGCACGGCAAGCATCGTGCAAGGAGGAAACGAGCAGCTTTCCGCATCGGTAGATGCAGTAGGCGGAGCGGCGACGACGGTAACTTGGACGAGCGATGATGTGGACAACAAGGTGGAAGTAGACAGCACGGGTAATGTAACGGCAGCGTCCGATGCAACACCGGGCACCTATACGATCACAGCAACGTCGACGGTGGATAGCAGCAAAAAAGGCATCTCGACGATCACGGTCACAGCGGCAGCCTCCTATTCCATCAATGCAATTACGGATCAATCGTTAACGGCACTTGTGCAGGGATACGAAGCTGGCACTCAACAAACAAAAACGATTCTGGTCGCAAATTCGGGAACGGGCATCTTGTCGAATCTGTCGGCAGCGCTTAGCGGCGCAAACGCTAACGATTTTGCAATAACCCAGCCAGATTCTATTCTAATGAACAGCGCGTCAACCGATTTTAATATCCATGCAAAAGACGATTTGCCGGCAGGCACCTATACGGTAACGGTAACCTTATCTGCCGATCATATGACATCCGTCTCCTTTGTCGTTACGCAAGTCGTAAACTTGCCGAATGCTCCCGAAAATCCACAAAATCTTGTGGCAGTCGGCGGCGACCGTCAAGTTATGCTGAACTGGAGTACAGTATCGGACGCCTTGCAATACCGTATTTATATGGCAACGGATGCTGACCCAAATAACCTCGTTGAGGTGGACATTGTTACATCACCTACTTACAACGTACAAAACCTGGTCAACGGCACAACCTATTACTTTGTCGTAAAATCAGAAAACGCGGGGGGCTTGAGCGGGGCATCGAACCTCACAAGTGCGACCTCATCCACAATTCCGGAAGCGCCAACGAACGTGTCCGCAGTGGCGGGCAACGGGCAAGCTGTCGTCACGTTTACGGCTCCAACGAATAATGGTGGAAGCGCGATTACAGGCTATGAGGTGACAGCATCTCCGGGAAATATCAGCATAATTGCAGGAGCAAGTCCAATTACGCTCACAGGTCTGACGAATGGAACAAGCTACACCTTTACGGTAAAAGCAATGAATGCGACGGGTAGCAGCTCTGCTTCTGCGGAATCGAATGCAGTCATTCCGGCAGCATCCAATACGCCATCTCAGCCTTCTGCTCCATCGACATCGGGCACTCCGAATACGACGAATACTCCAAACAACGGTGTGAATATTTTGGTAAACGGAAAAGTTGAGAATGCGGGTACGGCAACGGTTGGAAGACGAAACAATCAAACCGAAATAACGGTCATTGTGGATCAGAAAAAGCTGGATGAGAGACTCGCTGCGGAAGGGCAACAAGCTGTCGTCACGATTCCAATTGACCAAAAATCCGATATTTTCGTCGGAGAGCTGAACGGTCAAATGGTGAAAAACATGGAGGACAAGCAGGCTATCCTCGTGTTCAAGACCGAAAATGCGACCTACACGCTTCCGGCAGGACAAATGAATATCGCTGCCATATCCGAGCAGGTAGGTGAATCCATCGCCTTGCAAGATATTAAAGTGAAAATTGAAATTGCCCATTTGACAACAAATACGCTCGAGATGGTGGAGAACGCAGCAGTTAAAGGCCAGTTTACGCTGGTTGGTCAGCCGCTGAGCTTTACGGTGAGAGCGGTCTACGGAGCTAAAATTATCGAGGTCGTGAATTTTGATGCCTATGTGGAAAGGTCGATTGTGCTTCCAGATGAAGTGGACCCGTCCAAAATTACGACAGGTGTTGTCGTTGAGGCAGATGGCTCCGTACGTCATGTGCCAACTAAAATTCGTCTAATTAACGGGAAGTATGTGGCACAAATCAACAGCTTGACGAATAGCGATTATACGGTTGTATGGCATCCGCTTGAATTTAACGATATGGTGAACCATTGGGCGAAAAATGCCGTGAATGACATGGGCTCGCGCATGGTCGTCGAGGGAACAGGCAACGGGCTGTTCAGCCCCGACCTGGAAATCACCCGTGCTGAATTTGCAGCCATTATCGTTCGCGGATTAGGTCTGAGGCTTGCGAATGGAGCTACGCCGTTCTCGGATGTGAAAGCGACCGATTGGTTTAACGGCGCGGTCAATACAGCTTATTCCTTGCAGCTTATCAATGGCTTTGAGGATGGTACCTTCCGTCCGAACGACAAAATTACAAGAGAGCAAGCCATGGTTATTTTATCCAAGGCGATGGCGATAACTGGTCTGAAGGCGAAGCTGCCTGAGCAATCGGCAGAGGCTGCCCTTCATCCGTTCGCGGATGCAGCGGAAGTGTCTGCATGGGCGCAAAGCGGCATTGCGTACAATGTGCAAGCAGGCGTTGTATTCGGTCGAAGCGGTGATTTACTGGCACCGAAGGGGAATATGACCCGTGCTGAGGTTGCAACCATCATACAGCGATTATTGCAAAAATCGGATCTGATTTAAGCCTTATAATCATATAGGAATATCCTTTTCATCAAGTCCTGCTTCATTATCGAGCTAACGCTGGATAGTGGCAGGACTATTTTTTTGGAGCGAATATAGCACAAAATATCCACTAACGATCTTGTAATAGGCGCTTGTCAATTTGATAATAGAGGTAGACTATCTATAGAAGCTGAGGATGCGTGAGATGCCAAAAAATGATAATATGCTGGCTATTCTCTGGATGCTGAATGCGGGCGGGAAGATGACCGCAAAGCAAATATCCGAGAAATTAGAAATAAATATAAGAACCGTATACCGATACATAGATGCTTTATGTGCCAGCGGAGTACCGATTATTGCCGACCCTGGACATCATGGCGGATATCGCCTTCTGAATCAGTTTATCCGTTCACCGTTGGTATTTAATATGGAAGAGAAAAAAGCGCTGCTTCATGCTGCTGTCTTTGCAAAAGAAGCAGGCTACCCTCTGAGCGAGGCGTTAGAACAGGCCGCTTCCAAGTTGAAAATGTATTCCAATCAGGAGCAGGAAAGCTCGCTTAACCGTCATATAGCCGATTTTGAGGTGATTAACCGTAAGGGTGACCCTTCAGTTCAACCGATTTTGCTGGAATTGGAGCGGGCTATTGCACAGAAATACGCTGTAGAGCTGCTTTATCACACAGGACGTGAGGAGCGGCCCAAAGCTAGAGTGCTAGACCCCTATGGAATGATTAACTGGAACAATAAATGGTATACGGTGGGGTTTTGCCATCTCAGAGAAGAAATACGCAGCTTTCGAGTGGAAAGAATTGTACAGCTGAAGCAGACCTCGATTCGATTTAAGCGTCCTGAGGTTTTTTCGGCCCGTGAATTTTTTATGCAAAGGCTGCTGCCTGATATATCAGGCAAGGATGGATTAATTTCACTGATTATTGAGGGAAGATCAGAAGCTTTGGATGACCTGTGTCACCATTGGTTTTTGGGGCATCATCTGCAAGAGCGAACAGCCAAGCAAGCTATCTTTTTACTTGAAGAGGTACCCATTCATACACATATTCCTTATATGCTTTTACCCTTTGGGAAATCCATTCAAGTCGTCGAGCCAAGGAGCCTAAAGGAAAGGTTGGTTGTGGTTGCGTCGGAGTTAATCGAACATTATCGGCTTTAATAGCTTCACTGACAGTGGATGTCAGTGAAGCTATTTTATAATGGAGATCATAACGGCTTGCTGCTGAAAGGCCAAATTAGGAGGAGTTACAAATGACGAATACGGTATATCTTTATGTGTTTGACACTATGTCAGACTGGGAAATCGGCTATTTAACGGCTGAGCTGAACTCGGGCAGATATTTTAAAAAGGGGATAGCCCCCTCCAAAATCGTTACCGTGGGAACGGAACAGGCACTTGTAACGACAATGGGCGGATTGAAAATATTGCCGGATATCAGGCTGGACGAGTGCAGCATCGAAGGCGCAGATACATTGATTTTACCCGGTGGAGATACATGGACAGATTCCGTTCATCAACCCGTTTTAACGATGGCTGATAGGTGCTTAAAGGAAGGGACATTAGTTGCGGCAATTTGTGGCGCGACAATAGCTCTTGCCCAGAGCGGATTGCTAAACACACGCGGGCACACAAGCAATGATCTGGATTACCTCAAAATGGTCTGTCCCGCGTACACAGGAGAGGACTATTTCAAAGCGGAGCCCGCGGTAACGGATGGACGATTGATCACTGCTTCTGGGGTAGCTCCATTGGAGTTTTCCGTCCATGTCTTGAGGGAACTTGATGTACTCTCGCCAGAAGCCTTAGAAGCCTGGTATGGCCTCAATAAAACGCAGGAATCCAACTATTTCTACGAATTGATGAGTGCTGTTCAGTGAAGCAATCTTATACTATCTTTGGAAAAGAGTGATGAAGTGGAAACAGCTATTTTTACTGTAACAAAGTGGGAGGAACAGCCCCTTGCTAATCCTCTTAGCAGCTTCCCCATTAATACGGCAAAAGTTGAATATGAAATTAAAGGAATTTTAGAGGGGAAGGCCACTTTAGAATATTTGCTGTATTACTTAGATAGTAATATGGAGGATGCTGAGAAGGCTAAGTCCAAAATTGCGGGTTTTCTCCACTTTGAAGGACATTATGATGGTCAATATGGAACGTTTACAGCTTGTGAAAATGGGTTGTTTGATAATGGCACTCTGGATAGCCCAGCTCAAATTATTAATGGAACAGGAGAACTGAGTAAGTTAATCGGTAGCTATAATTATCATTTTATCGGCCACACGAGTGAATTAGTATTAGATTTTGAATGGGGAAAATAATATCGTTTACCCTATTTAAGTAATGACCTGCCCTGTCTGGGTAGGTCATTTTATTAGGGCGTGTCTGAAAACCCGCTCAGTGGCCCCTTTCACCGCTTTTTCACCCCCTGGTACGCCTTCACAAACGCGCCTTGCATGGAACGAAAATTCGGCTTTAAGAAAGCTGCAAAAATTATGGTAAGACCTATAATTTAGAATGTATTAATGTATGCGCTTACTTGCTATAATTTACCTTAATAAGGGGGTGATAGTAAGATGGTGTTGAGACATGACACAGGATAAGTGTTATGCGGCAAAGTGAACAATCTACCCTATATAGGCAGATAATAACAAAAAATTAGGAGGTATTTTTATGTTTAAATTAAAGCTTAATAAGAAAATTTTGACGGTGTGCCTTGCAGCTTCAATGAGTTTGGGTATGTTCTCAGCAACCTCAAGTGCAGCGACAGACTATTGGCAAAATTGGACCGATGGTGGCGGATACGTAAATGCTGTCAATGGGTCAGGCGGCAATTATAGTGTGACATGGTCGAATGTCGGGAATTTTGTTGTGGGTAAGGGCTGGAATTTTGGAACGCCAAACCGGGTAGTTAACTACAATGCCGGCCTTTGGGCTCCGTCTGGGAATGGATATTTGACGTTTTACGGATGGACAAGAAACTCGCTTATCGAATATTACGTCGTTGATAGCTGGGGTACTTATCGTCCTACCGGAACGTATAAAGGAAGCATGACCAGCGATGGCGGCACTTATGACATTTATACGACTATGAGATATAACGCGCCATCCATAGACGGCACACAAACCTTCCCTCAATATTGGAGTGTCCGCCAGACGAAGAGAGCAACTGGGGTCAACTCCGCGATTACGTTCAGCAATCACGTTAATGCATGGCAAAGTAAAGGAATGAATCTGGGAAGCAGCTGGAGTTACCAGGTATTCGCGACAGAGGGCTACCAAAGCAGCGGAAGCTCTAACGTAACGGTGTGGTAAGAGCTATAGTAACCGTTGTTTAATTATGAATAAGGCTTGCCAAGGCCTGCCGGCCACATAGCCGGCGGCCTTATATATTTCAAAAGAAGATAGCTGCCTGCATACTTTTTCTATCCGCTTAAAGGAGAAATATGAATGAGAAAACGATTTATTTTCCTTTTACCCGTATTCCTAATGGTTGTTATCGCTTGCTCGCAACAAATGCCTGAAAAAACCGAAAAAGCAGGAAAGACCGAGAAGATTGAGAATGCCGAAAAGACCGAAAATAACGAAATGATAGAGAAGACCGAAAATAATAAAAATAAGGATAGTCTTGTCTTTGTAAAAGGTGGGACTTTTGTCAATACGAAGTCCAACTTTTATGGGAAAAGTATAACCATATCAAGCTTTTACATCGACAAATATGAGATAACTCAAAAAGAGTGGGTTGAGGTTATGGGAAGCAATCCCTCAGGATTCAAGGGCGACGATTTACCAGTAGAAATGGTGAGCTGGTATGATGTTATTGAATACTGTAATAAACGAAGTATAAAAGAGGGCCTGATGCCTTATTATGAGATAGACAAAAATAAAAAAGATCCAGGTAATAAGAGTGAGCACGATCAACTAAAATGGACCGTAACGATCAATGAAGGAGCAAATGGTTATCGGTTACCGACCGAAGCGGAGTGGGAATACGCCGCGGGCGGAGGTCAGGCGAGTAAAAGCTATATGTACAGCGGGAGCAATAATGTAGAAGAAGTGGCTTGGTATTGGAAAAACGCTGGAGACAAGCCATTATCAGGAGATTGGAACTGGACGATGATAGAAGGCAACAAAAATAAAACAAAAACGGTCGGTCTCCAGAAGCCTAATGAGCTAGGACTTTACGATATGTCAGGCAATGTAAGGGAATGGTGCTGGAACTGGTATGAAGACGGAAATTTGGACAGCGCTAGCGGCTCTTTACGAATTGTAAAGGGTGGCGGTTGGATTGGCGACATCAGAAA
This window encodes:
- a CDS encoding glycoside hydrolase family 11 protein, giving the protein MFKLKLNKKILTVCLAASMSLGMFSATSSAATDYWQNWTDGGGYVNAVNGSGGNYSVTWSNVGNFVVGKGWNFGTPNRVVNYNAGLWAPSGNGYLTFYGWTRNSLIEYYVVDSWGTYRPTGTYKGSMTSDGGTYDIYTTMRYNAPSIDGTQTFPQYWSVRQTKRATGVNSAITFSNHVNAWQSKGMNLGSSWSYQVFATEGYQSSGSSNVTVW
- a CDS encoding SUMF1/EgtB/PvdO family nonheme iron enzyme, with the translated sequence MRKRFIFLLPVFLMVVIACSQQMPEKTEKAGKTEKIENAEKTENNEMIEKTENNKNKDSLVFVKGGTFVNTKSNFYGKSITISSFYIDKYEITQKEWVEVMGSNPSGFKGDDLPVEMVSWYDVIEYCNKRSIKEGLMPYYEIDKNKKDPGNKSEHDQLKWTVTINEGANGYRLPTEAEWEYAAGGGQASKSYMYSGSNNVEEVAWYWKNAGDKPLSGDWNWTMIEGNKNKTKTVGLQKPNELGLYDMSGNVREWCWNWYEDGNLDSASGSLRIVKGGGWIGDIRNNEISYRGKFEANGFGPDQGFRVSRAG